ATCCACAATATTAATCTGTAAAACAAGCTGGATCATTAAAAATAAGACTAACAAGCCTATTGTTACACCAACTGTTCCAAATGCCCATGTTTCATATGCATTTCTTTTTTTATAAATTGCTTCTCCTATCATCGTACCACCTAAAACAGACATAATGGTTAATGGGAAAGAGATAACAAAAATAAGTAACAACGCTAAGACTGTCACAAAACCTCCTAAAATCAATGAAGCTTTATAACCGTGGTGTGAAGCATAAATCACAAATGGAATCGGCAATAAAAATACTGTTACTAATTCAATTGCTGGTACCAGTATGGTTACAAGTAACAGTAAACCATAGATAGTGCTTAATAGCACACCTTCCTGCACTTTCTTTGAATCATACATTCTTACGAACACCTCATTAATTGCTTTCTATTAGCTTAGAAAAAGCACAGCTACAGGGCTGTGCTTTTGGATAGCTTTTTAATTAACTGTATAAAATATTCTTTTTTAACATAGAAAGACATTACTTTTTTGCTTTCTATCTGATTATAAACGATAATAAGGAAAAATGACAAATGATAGTTTTTCCTGTCTCAATTTTGACACTGTTTTATAATAAATTCTCACTTGCTTGCTATTCTTGCTATACTATTATCATACCATATTTGTAAAGGAGACTTCCGATGATTACTACAATTTTTTTCGATCTTGATGATACATTGCTTTGGGATAAAAAAAGCATTCAACAAGCTTTTCAGAAAACGTGTGAATTGGCTAAAGTGAAATATGGAATTAGTGAAAGCACTTTAGAAGAGGCCGTACGATTAGAAGCGCGTAAATTATATGAGGGCTATCACACATATGATTTCACACAGATGATAGGCATAAACCCTTTTGAAGGCTTGTGGGGTAACTTTGATGACGATCAAGATATGTTTCGTGAGATGTATAACATTGTGCCTAATTATCGAAAAGAAGCTTGGACTAATGGTTTAAAGGCACTTGGAATTAATGATCCAAGCTTTGGTGTACAATTAGCAGACCAATTTATTAAAGAACGAGAAGAAAGTCCATTTTTATATGAAGAAACGTTTTCTGTATTAAATGAGTTAAAACACGAATACCAATTACTTTTATTAACAAACGGTGCACCTTCTTTGCAACAGAAAAAGTTAGCTATAACACCTGAACTTAAGAAATACTTTAATCATATTGTTATTTCTGGTGATTTTGGTAAAGGAAAGCCCGATCCAAGTATTTTTGAACATGCCCTTGAACTTTCAAATGTAAGTAAGGAGCAAGCACTAATGGTCGGTGATAATCTAATGACAGACATTCTTGGATCAAATAGAACAGGAATTAGAAATGTTTGGATTAACCGTGAGGATAAACAATCAGTAGAAGTTAAACCAACCTATGAAATTAAACATCTAGAAGAATTATTTTCTCTACTTGATAAGTTGAACAAATAAGTTAGTATCTCATATAGCTTCATTAAACAGTATCAAGTATAGAAATTACGGAGGACTTACATGTACCATGCAGAATCGTTAAAAGAAAAAACACGTTTATTTCTTTCTATTATGTGGCCAATTATGATAACTCAGCTCGGTTTAGCAGCCATGAACCTAGTGGATACTATGATGTCTGGTCGTGTCGGAACGAATGATTTAGCCGGGGTTGCTATCGGCGCAAGCCTTTGGATGCCTATCTTCGTCGGTATTAATGGCGTAATGTTAGCTGTAACGCCCATCATTGCACACTTAATGGGAAGTAATGAAAGAAACAAAATACATCGCACAGTAACACAAGCTCTTTATTTAGCAGTCATAATTGCTTTAATTGTCATACTAATTGGTGGTATATTACTTCAACCAATTTTAACATTTATGGATTTGGACCCAGATGTCCACTACATTGCGTTTCATTATTTAGTTGGGCTCTCCATCGGCATTATTCCATTGTTTTTATCTAATGTCATTCGTAATTTCTTTGATGGACAAGGCTTCACTAGAATTACAATGTTCATTACTATCCTTGCTGTTCCTTTTAATGTCCTTTTAAATTATAGTTTAATCTTTGGTCATTTTGGTATGCCCGAACTCGGTGGGATTGGCGCAGGTTATGCTACTGGATTAACAT
The nucleotide sequence above comes from Paraliobacillus zengyii. Encoded proteins:
- a CDS encoding HAD family hydrolase, with protein sequence MITTIFFDLDDTLLWDKKSIQQAFQKTCELAKVKYGISESTLEEAVRLEARKLYEGYHTYDFTQMIGINPFEGLWGNFDDDQDMFREMYNIVPNYRKEAWTNGLKALGINDPSFGVQLADQFIKEREESPFLYEETFSVLNELKHEYQLLLLTNGAPSLQQKKLAITPELKKYFNHIVISGDFGKGKPDPSIFEHALELSNVSKEQALMVGDNLMTDILGSNRTGIRNVWINREDKQSVEVKPTYEIKHLEELFSLLDKLNK